The Desulfobotulus pelophilus genomic sequence ACAAGATCCCCATTAGCAGGACTAAGATGCCCATTCCAGAAAGTTCTATAGTCATCGCATTCATGCTGATTGCTTTCTTGACGAATCATACGTACAATAATTTTGGTGTCCAATGCATTCTGCTGATTACGTCTCTTTATAAAATAAAGTATTTTTTCCATAATATCATCATAATCAACTCCACGGCGGATATTCTCATGGGTTTTTTTGGTTATTCCATCAAGAGAAAAAATGATTGTATTCAAACCACAATCCAAAAGTGCTTCCGTTTTATCCCGTGTAAGATGAGTTGCATTGGTAGCAAAACCTATACCTTTAAACCCTTTTTTCTTTGCCAGTGCAATTTTGGCAGGCAGGGTTTTATCTAGCAAAGGTTCACCCATACCATGCAATGTCAAATACTGGAGTTTATCTGTATAGGGTTCAAATTTTTTAAGTATTGATGCATAATCATTTATACTTAGAATACCCTTTCGGGGGGTATCTTTTATGGTACACATGATGCAGTCTGCTGAACAAATCCCAGCAACAATTTCTATTTGCAAGTGTTCAGGGATAACCATTTTTTACCTCCTGCCGCAACGAACAAGAGCATTCGTCCATGTCAACCAAACGAGTTTGCAGGCCAGTGCATTATCGGATCAATGCTGCCATTATTTCAAAATCACCAGTTCCGGAACAGCTTTGACAAACTTTGTCCCCTTTTCAGCCAGCCAATAGTTTTTATCAATAATTTCATCTGCAATATTCCAAGGCAGAATGAGAATATAATCAGGCAGCTCTATTTGAAGCACAGCAGGGTTAAGGATAGGGATATGACTCCCTGGAAGAAATTTATATTGCTTAGAAGGTGCTGCATCACAGACAAAAGGTAGAAGATCCTGCCTTACACCAGCATAATTGAGAAGGGTATTTCCTTTAGCAGCAGCACCGTATCCGACGACCTTTTTCCCCTTTTTTTTCTGTTCTATTAAAAAAACAAGAAGTTCATTCTTGATATGGTCAACCCTCGCCTGAAACTCCCCATAAATTAGGGTGCCGAGAAGACCTTCCGCCTCTTCCATGGCTAGCAGTGATGAGACAGAAGGAAGTTCCGGCGAAGGATTTTCTTCATGGCTACAATATATCCTGAGACTACCACCATGAACTGGTAACTCCTCCACATCAAGTATGCGTAGACCTGCAGCCTCAAAAATATGTTTAACGGCATGAAGAGAAAGATAGGAAAAATGTTCATGGTAGACTGTATCAAACTGCCCATGGCGGATTAGCCGCAAAAGATGTGGAAATTCCAGAGTAATAGTACCAAAGGGCTTCAGAATAAGTTTCAAGCCACGGACAAAATTATTGATGTCTGGAACATGGGCAAGGACATTGTTGGCCACTATTAAATCCGCCCTTTTCCCTTCATTTGCAAGACTTAGAGCCAAATCCGAGTCAAAAAAACGTTTAATAACTGGAATGCCAAGCTTTTCAGCAACAAAAGCCGTGCTTTGCGTAGGTTCTATGCCAAGACAGGGAATACCATAAGCAACAAAATTTTTCAGAAGATACCCGTCATTGGAAGCAATCTCCAGAACAAAACTATTACTGTTAAGGTTCAGCATAGCCTTCATTTTACTGCTGTAGCAGGCCGCATGTCTGAGAAAACTCTTCGATATACTGGAAAAGTACGCATAGTCTGCATGAAAAAGCTGATCTGGCTGGGCAAAATCTTCAGTCTGAACAAGCCAACATGCATTGCATAACAGAACCCTTAGGGGATAATACACTTCTGGCTTATTCAGATGATTCGAAGATAGATAGGCATTGGATGGCGGTGCCATACCGAGATCCAGAAAAATATGGGAAAGGGTTGCTCCGCAATGACGGCAGTTCATAAGTCTAGGCCTGTAAAAGAATCATCCAGAAAGGATTGCTCCGCATCACGCCTAGAAAGATTTATTACAGGACAAGGCCATTGAATAGCCAGTTTTGGATCTTCCGGGTGTAGCCCCCCTTCAGAAGGCATGTGATAGGGCGAGGTATGGAAATAGAGCAGTTCACTGTTACACTCCATCACCTGAAAACCATGTGCAAAGCCTTCAGGAATGAAAAGGGCCATTGCGTTTTCGGAACTCAACACCTCGCCGTGCCAATGTAGGAATGTTGGTGACTTTCTTCTCAGATCGACTACAACATCAAAAACCCGGC encodes the following:
- a CDS encoding radical SAM protein; this translates as MVIPEHLQIEIVAGICSADCIMCTIKDTPRKGILSINDYASILKKFEPYTDKLQYLTLHGMGEPLLDKTLPAKIALAKKKGFKGIGFATNATHLTRDKTEALLDCGLNTIIFSLDGITKKTHENIRRGVDYDDIMEKILYFIKRRNQQNALDTKIIVRMIRQESNQHECDDYRTFWNGHLSPANGDLV
- a CDS encoding class I SAM-dependent methyltransferase; this translates as MNCRHCGATLSHIFLDLGMAPPSNAYLSSNHLNKPEVYYPLRVLLCNACWLVQTEDFAQPDQLFHADYAYFSSISKSFLRHAACYSSKMKAMLNLNSNSFVLEIASNDGYLLKNFVAYGIPCLGIEPTQSTAFVAEKLGIPVIKRFFDSDLALSLANEGKRADLIVANNVLAHVPDINNFVRGLKLILKPFGTITLEFPHLLRLIRHGQFDTVYHEHFSYLSLHAVKHIFEAAGLRILDVEELPVHGGSLRIYCSHEENPSPELPSVSSLLAMEEAEGLLGTLIYGEFQARVDHIKNELLVFLIEQKKKGKKVVGYGAAAKGNTLLNYAGVRQDLLPFVCDAAPSKQYKFLPGSHIPILNPAVLQIELPDYILILPWNIADEIIDKNYWLAEKGTKFVKAVPELVILK
- a CDS encoding dTDP-4-dehydrorhamnose 3,5-epimerase family protein; translation: MNKRFTIKETKLPGLYTLKRTKIEDKRGSFARMFCDKELAGIMSDRSVVQINHTCTAEKSSVRGIHFQYPPFAEAKFVSCIRGRVFDVVVDLRRKSPTFLHWHGEVLSSENAMALFIPEGFAHGFQVMECNSELLYFHTSPYHMPSEGGLHPEDPKLAIQWPCPVINLSRRDAEQSFLDDSFTGLDL